TGTCCCTTGCTGTTACGATGACCTTGAGCATAGCCAGTGCATCCTCATTGCCGGCGCTAACCCAGCGTGGTGTCATCCTATTCTGTTTCGGCGCATTGAAGCCCACAAAGCCTCCCATCCTGAGGTGCGCATCATTGTCGTAGATCCCCGACGCACGCAAAGTGCAGCCATAGCTGATTTGCACCTTCCCATTCGTCCAGGCACCGACATTGTCCTTTTCAACGCTTGGGCAGCCTATCTCATTGAAAAGGGCTACATCGACACGAATTTCATTGCGCAGCATACAGAAGGTTTTGAAAAACTGCAGGAGCACTTGCAAGGGGCTTCTCTGGAACGGGCCGCTCAGATTTGTGAGGTCCCCCTGGCAGAGGTGCAACAAGCTGCAGAATGGATCGGCCAAAGTCCGGCGCTTTTGACGCTTTGGGCGATGGGTCTCAACCAAAGCACCGTGGGTGTTGCCAACAATTTGGCACTCATTAACCTTTCCTTGCTCAAAGGTCAAATCGGCCGACCGGGCATGGGGCCGTTTTCGCTCACCGGACAGCCCAACGCCATGGGTGGACGCGAAGTGGGCGCCCTGGCCCATCTCCTCCCAGCCCACCGAGACGTAAACAACCCTGCTCATCGGGCTGAGGTAGCAGCCTATTGGGGCGTGCCGGCGCTCTCAGACCGCCCGGGACTGACCGCCACAGAGATGATCGATGCCCTGGCGGATGGCCGTCTGAAGGCAATTTGGATCATCGGCACCAACCCGGCTTTGAGCCAACCTGATATTGCCCGTGTGGAGCGGGCCTTTGCACAGGCGCACCTGGTCATTGTCCAAGATATCTCGACGCGAGCCACCACGCTCGCGTGGGCCGACGTGGTGTTCCCCGCGGCTACATGGCTGGAAAAACAAGGCACCATGACCAACTCCGAACGCCGCGTTACCTACCTACCCCGTCTGTTAGATCCCCCCGGGGAAGCCCGACCAGACGTATGGATCTTCTGTGAGGTAGCCCGTCGCATGGGCTGGGGACACGCTTTTGCTTATCGGGACGAAGCCGAAATCTTTGCGGAGTACGCTCGCCTAACGCATGGGACACCGGTGGACCTCTCGGGGGTAGATTATGATCGCCTTCGCCGCGAGCGCAGTATCCAATGGCCCTGTCCCGCGCCTGACCATCCTGGAACACCACGTTTGTTTACCGATCACTGGTTTGCTACCCCCTCGGGGCGCGCCCGCCTGCATGCCATTCCTGAGCCAGATCCGCCCGATGCCCCTGCGCCTGATCGGCCGCTGGTACTGATTAGTGGTCGGGTACGCGACCAGTGGCACACGCGCACCAAAACCGGAAAAATTGCCCGGCTTAACCAACATGCACCGGAGCCTTATGTAGAAATGCACCCCGCCGATGCCTTAGCTCGAGGCCTAGGCGAAGGCGAAATTGCAGAGATCACCAGTCCTGCAGGAAGCCTCAAGCTGCGCGTGCACCTTTCAGACGATATCAAACGCGGCGTCGTCTTTGTGCCGATGCACTGGGCCCAGGAAGGGCCAACCGCCGATGGGCGGGTCAACCGTCTCTATCATTGCCGTGTAGATCCCATCTCCCGGCAGCCCGCGCTCAAGTTTGCTCGGGTGCAGGTAGCCCCTTTACTGCGTCAGCGGCAACGCATCGTGGTCATTGGTGCTGGCGCGGCAGCGCGTGCCTTCGTAGAAGCTTATCGCTCCCGTAACAAGAGCGATGAGCTGCTCCTGTTCGGTCGAGAACCCCACGGCTTTTACAACCGGGTGCGGCTGCCAGAATATCTCATTGGGACCTGTACTGCTGCTGAGCTCTGCACCCTGGCTAAAGAGCAGCTCGAGGCGCTGGAGGTAAAAGCACATTTTGACGTCGAGATTCAGCACCTCGATCGGGCACAACAGCAAGTCGTCGCTGCCGATGGTACAACGGTCAGCTACGACCGCCTGGTGCTTTGCACCGGTAGTCGCCCTGTGGTTCCCCCTGGTGTGCCTTTGGGACAGCCTGGGGTCTTTACGTTGCGCACCTTAGCCGATGCCGAAGCACTGCGGAAACATCTATCTAGCGCAGCGCGCGTACTCATCTTAGGGGGAGGCCTGTTAGGCTTGGAAGTGGCTGCTGCGCTAAACGCAGGGGGCTATCGGTGTACAATTTTGGAGTTGGGAGAACGGCTCATGGCTCGGCAGCTCGACGAAACCGCTGCAACGTTGCTTAGCGAAGCACTCCAAGCGCGGGGCATTGCGGTTTGCTGTGGAGAGACAGCGGAGACGTTTTTGGGAACAGCGCGCTTTGAAGGCCTCCGCACACGAACAGGTCGCTTGATTCCAGCCGAGTTGCTTCTGGTAGCTGTAGGCACGCAGCCTGAGGTTCATTTGGCCCGACAAGCCGGTTTGCGGGTTCGACGTGGGATTGAGGTCGACGATCATCTCCGCACCAGCGATCCGGCCATTTATGCGATAGGCGAAGTGGCTGAGCACCGAGGCATCCTTTACGGTACCACACCCGCTGCCGAAGCGCAGGCACGTGTGGCCGCCGCGCATATTGCAGGGGACGTATGGGCCCGCTATACCGGCTCCGTGCCTTTCAATATCCTAAAAATTCCAGGGTTGGAACTGTGCACCATAGGACTATCGGTTCTGCCGCCAGAGGCCGAGGGTTACGAAGAAATCGTACTCCTTGATCGGCAACGCCGAGTGTACCAGAAGTGCGTGGTGCGCCATCGTCGGCTGGTCGGAGCGATCCTGCTGGGTGACCAAAGTCGTTTTGCAGCATTCAGGCAGCTTATTGCTGAAGGGTTGGAGCTGGAGGACCCACCCCATCGGTTACTCCAAGGCGCCGAATTTTCTACTCATGCCTTGCCTGAAGGCCCACTCGTGTGCAGTTGCTTTCAGGTAGGCCGCACCACCTTGGAAAGGCTCATAGCCGAAGGCTGCACTGATCTAGAGACGCTTACCCAACGCAGCCGTGCAGGCACAGGATGTGGAAGCTGCAAGCCAGAACTTCAAGCACTGCTAAAAACGCGGGCGCACCGGACGCCGGTCCCTGCTTAAAGCACGTGCCTTGGGCTCTGGATCGGCACCACGACGCGGCCCTCGAGGCCGACGAGCTCTGGGCAAACGATAGCCCCGGCCACCCGAAGACGCCTGCCGATTGGCATAACGCAATAGCAGCCACGCAAAAAGGCTGCCTGCCACCATCAGCCCAAGGGCTACCCAGTAGACCCAACCCATGGTGTCATAAGGTTTTCTCTAATGTGCAAAAGATAGCAAAAAAACTTTGCATGCTAAAAGACCTTATGGAATCTGCAAACCTTTGAATGAACGTGCACCTATGACGCTCACGCAACTGGCCTACGCGGTTGCTGTCGACACGTACCGGCATTTTGGCCGGGCAGCTGAGCACTGCCACGTATCGCAACCGACGCTCAGCATGCAGCTCCAAAAGCTGGAAGAAGAACTAGGCGTGCAGCTTTTTGATCGGAGCCGTAAGCCCATCTTACCTACACCAGCAGGCGAACGCATTTTGGCGCAAGCCCGGGTCATCTTGCGGGAATGCGAACGCCTTTACGAGCTGCTGCAAGAAGACCAAGGCACCCTTCGCGGAGAACTTAGGCTGGGCATTATCTCCACGCTTTCGCCTTACCTGTTGCCGCTTGTTGCCCCTCTTGTACAAGCGCGCTATCCAGAACTGACCGTACACCTCGAAGAGCTAACTCCAGAACAGATCCTGGAGGCGCTTTTGACGGATCAACTGGATGCAGGACTGGTAGCTACCGAAGTAGACCGACCGAGCCTACGCCGACGTGCCCTGTTTCACGAGCCATTTGTGGTCTATCTCTGCCCTGGACATCCCCTGCTTCGAGAAACCTACCTAGACCCCTACCAGCTTCGCGTAGAAGAGCTTTGGTTGCTGCGCGAGGGGCATTGTTTTCGCGATCAAGTCCTGCAGCTATGTGGCCGACCTCCGGAGGTTAGTCCAACACCCCAGTTTCGCTTCGAAAGTGGCAATCTGGAGACGCTTCGCCTACTGGTTGACGAGCTAGGTGGACTGACGCTGCTTCCACTGCTAGCGACCCGCTACCTACCCGCTGAAGCGCAGCAGCGCGTGCGGCCCTTTCGCGAACCGGCACCGCACCGGACGATTTATCTGCTCTACGCGCGCACGCACCTGAAGCGCTCTTTGCTGGATGCTTACGTCAGCGTCCTGCAAGAAGCCGTACGTCCTCATCTCTTATCTGCAGCGCTGCTCCATTCCTGCACCAACGCTTCATAGTTTTCTCCTATAACAGCCAGAGCCTAACTCCGCTGCGCCACGCTCGCACAGGGGTTACGTCACCGATCTTTTCACGGGAAGAGGAATTCTCTATAAACCCGAATCTTGGGCTCCCGAACACCACATTTTATATGTACAGCTTATCCCTTTAGGGTAACAAACCGGTTTCTTGCAATATCCCTCTTGGAAACTCTCCCAATGCGATTTATTTTTTTAAGCTTTTACGCGCAACGCGTCCCTTGAGCCTATGATGCTGGCCCAGTTGCTCAAACCAGAAGTGCAGGAACTGATTCAAACGCGCAACTTGCGCGCTTTGCGCGATGTGCTTGTCGACTGGGAACCCCCCGAAATTGCGAGTCTGATTGACCATCTTCCTTCGCCAGACGACGTAGCTGTCTTTCGTCTACTGCCACGCGACGTGGCTACAGACGTTTTCGAGTACCTAAGCACTGAAAAGCAAGAAGAGCTTGTCGAAGCCCTTGCCCGGGAGAAAGAGCGGCTGGCCGAGCTGCTTAATGAACTTTCCGACGACGACCGAACGGCCCTGCTGGAAGAGCTTCCCGGTCCCGTAGCCCAGCGACTGCTCAACATGCTTTCGCCTGAAGAGCGTGCGGTAGCCACCAAGCTGCTGGGCTATCCAGAGGAGAGCGTTGGACGGTTGATGACCACCGAATACGTGGCCGTCCGACCACACTGGACCGTCCAACAGGCCCTCGACCATATCCGACGCTACGGAAAAGACAGCGAAACGCTGAACGTCATCTATGTGGTCGACGACAACTGGCGTCTGCTCGACGACCTGCGTATTCGTGAGCTCCTGCTGGCTGAGCCCAATACCAAGATCGAGGAGCTTATGGACGGCCGCTTTGTGGCCCTTAAAGCCACAGATGATCAAGAAATGGCCGTTCAAGTCTTCCGCGATTATGACCGCGTAGCGCTGCCCGTAACTGACTCAGAAGGCGTGCTCCTGGGCATTGTCACCATCGACGATGTGCTCGACGTGGCCGAAGAAGAAGCCACCGAAGACATTCAAAAACTCGGTGGTATGGAAGCGCTCGAAGAGCCCTATCTTTCGGCCTCCATGGGCACGCTGCTTAAAAAGCGGGCGCGCTGGCTGGTTTTTCTCTTTTTGAGCGAAATGTTCACGGCCACTGCCATGGGCCGCTTTGAAGACGAAATTGCCCGGGCAGTAGTCCTTGCCCTTTTTGTACCCCTTATCATTGCCAGTG
This Rhodothermus bifroesti DNA region includes the following protein-coding sequences:
- a CDS encoding nitrate reductase, whose amino-acid sequence is MPQESLIKTTCCYCGVGCGIEIRRNLWGELLLEGDPNHPANRGLLCSKGRYLLQVALDRDDRLLHPLRRAHRKAPLKATDWDTALDEVATTLRHILDHYGPDALGVYVSGQLLTEEYYVITKLVKGFIGTNNLDSNSRLCMSSAVAAYKLALGDDLVPCCYDDLEHSQCILIAGANPAWCHPILFRRIEAHKASHPEVRIIVVDPRRTQSAAIADLHLPIRPGTDIVLFNAWAAYLIEKGYIDTNFIAQHTEGFEKLQEHLQGASLERAAQICEVPLAEVQQAAEWIGQSPALLTLWAMGLNQSTVGVANNLALINLSLLKGQIGRPGMGPFSLTGQPNAMGGREVGALAHLLPAHRDVNNPAHRAEVAAYWGVPALSDRPGLTATEMIDALADGRLKAIWIIGTNPALSQPDIARVERAFAQAHLVIVQDISTRATTLAWADVVFPAATWLEKQGTMTNSERRVTYLPRLLDPPGEARPDVWIFCEVARRMGWGHAFAYRDEAEIFAEYARLTHGTPVDLSGVDYDRLRRERSIQWPCPAPDHPGTPRLFTDHWFATPSGRARLHAIPEPDPPDAPAPDRPLVLISGRVRDQWHTRTKTGKIARLNQHAPEPYVEMHPADALARGLGEGEIAEITSPAGSLKLRVHLSDDIKRGVVFVPMHWAQEGPTADGRVNRLYHCRVDPISRQPALKFARVQVAPLLRQRQRIVVIGAGAAARAFVEAYRSRNKSDELLLFGREPHGFYNRVRLPEYLIGTCTAAELCTLAKEQLEALEVKAHFDVEIQHLDRAQQQVVAADGTTVSYDRLVLCTGSRPVVPPGVPLGQPGVFTLRTLADAEALRKHLSSAARVLILGGGLLGLEVAAALNAGGYRCTILELGERLMARQLDETAATLLSEALQARGIAVCCGETAETFLGTARFEGLRTRTGRLIPAELLLVAVGTQPEVHLARQAGLRVRRGIEVDDHLRTSDPAIYAIGEVAEHRGILYGTTPAAEAQARVAAAHIAGDVWARYTGSVPFNILKIPGLELCTIGLSVLPPEAEGYEEIVLLDRQRRVYQKCVVRHRRLVGAILLGDQSRFAAFRQLIAEGLELEDPPHRLLQGAEFSTHALPEGPLVCSCFQVGRTTLERLIAEGCTDLETLTQRSRAGTGCGSCKPELQALLKTRAHRTPVPA
- a CDS encoding hydrogen peroxide-inducible genes activator, encoding MNERAPMTLTQLAYAVAVDTYRHFGRAAEHCHVSQPTLSMQLQKLEEELGVQLFDRSRKPILPTPAGERILAQARVILRECERLYELLQEDQGTLRGELRLGIISTLSPYLLPLVAPLVQARYPELTVHLEELTPEQILEALLTDQLDAGLVATEVDRPSLRRRALFHEPFVVYLCPGHPLLRETYLDPYQLRVEELWLLREGHCFRDQVLQLCGRPPEVSPTPQFRFESGNLETLRLLVDELGGLTLLPLLATRYLPAEAQQRVRPFREPAPHRTIYLLYARTHLKRSLLDAYVSVLQEAVRPHLLSAALLHSCTNAS
- the mgtE gene encoding magnesium transporter; the protein is MLAQLLKPEVQELIQTRNLRALRDVLVDWEPPEIASLIDHLPSPDDVAVFRLLPRDVATDVFEYLSTEKQEELVEALAREKERLAELLNELSDDDRTALLEELPGPVAQRLLNMLSPEERAVATKLLGYPEESVGRLMTTEYVAVRPHWTVQQALDHIRRYGKDSETLNVIYVVDDNWRLLDDLRIRELLLAEPNTKIEELMDGRFVALKATDDQEMAVQVFRDYDRVALPVTDSEGVLLGIVTIDDVLDVAEEEATEDIQKLGGMEALEEPYLSASMGTLLKKRARWLVFLFLSEMFTATAMGRFEDEIARAVVLALFVPLIIASGGNSGSQAATLIIRAMAIGEVTLRDWWRVMRREIFSGLGLGAILGTIGFLRVSLWQLVGFYDYGPHWYLIGFTVFLALIGVVLWGTLIGSMLPFVLRRLGFDPAVSSAPFVATLVDVTGIIIYFEVARLMLTGTLL